From Methanosarcina lacustris Z-7289, one genomic window encodes:
- a CDS encoding TIGR02556 family CRISPR-associated protein: MIEAMKEIGEYALEKENKALNDFVSILVENPASNETYKHVFCIKFASSQDHFEFKGIEHQEYSKEKIAKYLYKRGSSNGPDITPTARVTEIKKTFLNKIIGWFSKPLKEAKPILDGEEVQFLELLGKCIKENEEIILSELEPKVNSIDAKENSILTLVLEENGFIRYVGDFEVFRKILKNNGASKFYSKYDIVSKEDDKVCSVCKTHKEVYGFVTPYEFYTVDKRGFVSGGFDQSKAWRNNPVCLECALKITAGKEYIEKYMSFGFYGFNFLLIPKLLTKNANEDIFDVFENFNEKKFAFNEGYQNFLQANEIDILNILSEKDDYLNFNFQFYEKSNSAYRILLYIEDVLPSRLRKLFKSKEIVDKRHIFRNYFSNDTETKSIQFTLGNVRWFFPNTLEDPDLNKYFLEITNGIFTGTSIDYNFLLKYVMQRIRKDFRNENSTRYSLFLGFQMLDFLNQLRLLGNYNGGKCVNSKNLSVLLGDIAPKENSGYEERTNVIFSEFESFFNTDAKKAIFLEGTLVQYLLNIQKYQRGSTPFRTKLRGLNLDERHVKRIFPEIINKLEEYDSNYYKELENLISKYMIQSGTDWKMPNDEISFYFVLGMNMSNLLKSPKSEMEIEND; the protein is encoded by the coding sequence GTGATCGAAGCGATGAAAGAAATTGGTGAATATGCGCTCGAAAAAGAAAATAAAGCTTTAAACGATTTCGTATCAATTTTAGTTGAGAATCCTGCAAGCAATGAAACTTATAAGCATGTATTCTGCATAAAGTTTGCTTCTAGCCAAGATCATTTTGAGTTTAAAGGAATTGAGCATCAAGAGTATTCAAAAGAAAAAATTGCAAAATATCTCTACAAGAGAGGATCATCTAATGGTCCAGACATCACTCCTACTGCAAGAGTCACAGAAATCAAAAAAACTTTTTTGAACAAGATCATAGGTTGGTTTTCAAAGCCTTTGAAAGAAGCAAAGCCCATATTGGATGGTGAAGAAGTACAATTTTTGGAGCTTCTTGGAAAGTGTATAAAAGAAAATGAAGAGATAATACTTTCGGAGCTTGAACCTAAAGTAAACTCAATAGATGCAAAGGAAAATTCGATATTAACCTTAGTTCTTGAAGAAAATGGCTTCATCAGATATGTCGGAGATTTTGAGGTATTTCGAAAAATCCTTAAAAATAATGGGGCTTCTAAATTTTACAGCAAATATGATATTGTCTCTAAAGAGGATGATAAAGTATGTTCTGTTTGCAAAACACATAAAGAAGTTTATGGTTTCGTTACACCTTATGAATTTTATACCGTAGATAAACGAGGGTTTGTTAGCGGGGGTTTTGACCAGAGTAAGGCATGGAGAAACAATCCTGTTTGCCTTGAATGCGCCTTGAAAATCACAGCTGGAAAAGAATACATTGAGAAATACATGTCTTTTGGTTTTTATGGATTCAATTTTCTCCTTATCCCCAAGTTACTTACTAAGAATGCAAACGAAGATATTTTTGATGTTTTTGAGAATTTCAATGAGAAAAAATTTGCTTTTAACGAGGGATACCAAAATTTCTTACAGGCGAATGAAATAGATATCCTTAACATTCTAAGCGAAAAGGATGATTATCTTAATTTTAATTTTCAATTTTATGAAAAATCCAATTCTGCGTATCGCATTCTTTTGTATATAGAGGATGTCCTTCCTTCAAGGCTAAGAAAACTATTCAAATCCAAAGAAATCGTTGACAAGAGACACATATTCCGTAACTATTTTTCTAATGATACCGAAACAAAATCTATCCAATTCACATTAGGTAATGTAAGGTGGTTCTTCCCAAATACTCTAGAAGATCCTGATTTGAATAAGTATTTTTTAGAAATCACAAACGGGATATTTACAGGAACATCAATTGATTACAATTTTTTATTAAAGTATGTTATGCAACGTATTAGAAAGGATTTCAGGAATGAAAATTCCACAAGATATTCTCTATTTCTAGGATTTCAAATGTTAGATTTCTTAAATCAGTTGCGTTTGCTTGGAAATTATAATGGAGGTAAATGTGTGAATTCTAAGAATTTATCGGTTTTATTAGGTGATATAGCACCAAAGGAAAACAGTGGTTACGAGGAACGAACAAATGTTATCTTTTCGGAATTTGAATCCTTTTTCAATACTGACGCAAAGAAGGCTATTTTTTTAGAAGGTACACTGGTCCAGTATCTACTAAATATTCAAAAATACCAGCGTGGAAGCACTCCTTTCAGAACTAAACTTCGAGGCCTGAATCTTGATGAACGTCATGTGAAAAGGATCTTCCCTGAAATCATAAATAAACTAGAAGAGTATGATTCAAATTATTATAAAGAACTCGAAAATCTGATCTCTAAATACATGATTCAATCAGGCACTGATTGGAAAATGCCAAACGATGAAATCAGTTTTTATTTTGTTTTAGGTATGAATATGTCAAACCTTTTAAAGTCACCTAAATCTGAGATGGAGATAGAAAATGACTGA
- the cas7b gene encoding type I-B CRISPR-associated protein Cas7/Csh2, protein MTEVNRRSEIVFLYDLKDGNPNGDPLDENKPRIDEETGINLVTDVRFKRTIRDHLYKFRGKEIFVREISNENGSIQDAKMRARDFLTIEEPLDAFETGKNIINENLLADCIDVRLFGGTLPLELKVKKGNKVDKETGSITHTGPVQFKIGRSMHKVFMKHFKGTGAFASKEGASQKTFREEDFLPYSLISFYGIINENAAKDTKLSEEDVDLLLDGMWNGTKNLISRSKVGQVPRLLLKVNYKEGNYHIGDLNNLFTLKSDLIDEEIRDISQVKIDVQRLVEILAKNKDKIENIQLCLDGSLVFIYGGEETDIEKCLNEAGISTEQLSM, encoded by the coding sequence ATGACTGAAGTAAACAGAAGGTCTGAAATTGTATTTTTGTATGATCTAAAAGATGGGAATCCAAATGGAGACCCACTTGATGAAAACAAACCAAGGATTGATGAAGAGACAGGAATAAACCTTGTAACGGATGTTAGGTTCAAGAGAACAATCCGTGATCACCTCTACAAGTTTAGAGGTAAAGAAATTTTTGTTAGAGAAATCTCAAATGAAAATGGTTCTATTCAAGATGCAAAAATGAGAGCAAGAGATTTTTTAACAATTGAAGAGCCTCTTGATGCATTCGAAACTGGCAAGAATATCATTAATGAAAATCTATTGGCTGATTGTATTGATGTCCGTTTATTTGGTGGCACTCTCCCCCTTGAACTTAAAGTCAAAAAAGGAAATAAAGTTGATAAAGAAACCGGCTCAATAACCCACACCGGTCCTGTACAGTTTAAGATTGGAAGATCAATGCACAAAGTGTTCATGAAACATTTTAAGGGAACTGGAGCATTTGCATCCAAGGAAGGAGCCAGCCAAAAAACCTTCCGAGAGGAGGATTTCTTGCCCTATTCTTTGATAAGTTTTTACGGGATTATCAATGAAAATGCGGCAAAGGACACAAAACTTTCTGAGGAAGATGTAGATCTGCTTCTTGATGGAATGTGGAATGGAACTAAGAATCTGATTTCCAGGTCAAAAGTCGGACAGGTTCCCCGTCTCTTGTTGAAAGTAAACTACAAAGAGGGAAATTATCACATTGGAGACCTGAACAACCTTTTCACTCTAAAATCTGATCTGATTGATGAAGAAATTAGGGACATTTCACAGGTGAAGATTGATGTTCAGAGGCTGGTTGAAATACTGGCTAAAAACAAAGACAAGATCGAAAATATCCAGTTATGTCTGGACGGGTCTCTTGTATTCATATATGGTGGAGAAGAGACAGACATCGAGAAGTGTCTTAATGAAGCAGGGATCAGCACTGAACAATTATCAATGTGA
- the cas5b gene encoding type I-B CRISPR-associated protein Cas5b, with the protein MKVLVFDVWGEFGHFRKHYTTTSPLTYSIPPRTAIAGMIGAIEGLGKDEYLNYFSKEDANIAVKICCPIKKTRIAENLIDTKIAPMMSRIKTRTQIRFEVLKDVKYRIYFSHSSEEVYNKLYSMLKEHKSVYTLCLGLSEHIANYEFIGEMEAVSEISDSEREIHSVIPEKKLLKIHFEEGKEYFSETIPIEMLPNREVTEYGKVLFEKNGKSIVANVNTLWRLENGEGIVFM; encoded by the coding sequence ATGAAAGTATTAGTTTTCGATGTATGGGGAGAATTTGGGCATTTCCGAAAACACTATACTACAACTTCTCCCCTTACGTATTCCATTCCTCCTCGAACAGCCATTGCTGGAATGATTGGTGCAATAGAAGGGCTTGGAAAAGATGAATACCTGAATTATTTCTCTAAAGAAGATGCAAATATTGCAGTAAAAATATGCTGTCCTATCAAAAAGACCAGAATTGCAGAGAATCTAATCGACACCAAAATTGCTCCTATGATGAGCAGAATAAAGACCAGAACCCAGATCAGATTCGAGGTATTAAAAGATGTAAAATACAGGATTTATTTTTCTCATTCCTCGGAAGAAGTATATAATAAACTTTATTCTATGTTAAAAGAACACAAGTCGGTGTATACTCTGTGCCTTGGTCTAAGTGAACACATTGCCAATTATGAATTCATAGGGGAAATGGAGGCTGTCAGTGAAATTTCAGATTCTGAGAGGGAAATTCATTCTGTAATCCCCGAAAAAAAGCTCCTAAAAATCCATTTCGAAGAAGGAAAAGAGTATTTCTCAGAGACTATTCCAATAGAAATGCTTCCCAATAGAGAAGTTACAGAATACGGCAAAGTTTTGTTTGAAAAAAATGGAAAAAGTATTGTTGCGAATGTAAATACTCTCTGGAGGCTTGAGAATGGAGAAGGAATTGTCTTCATGTGA
- a CDS encoding CRISPR-associated helicase/endonuclease Cas3, which yields MEKELSSCDFHLHSHPDKILFRHLSNVGNKSISTSREKILSLEKFGIDENTFSKIAFLIGTCHDFGKGTKYFQRYLFEIDPAIQRGLKNKKEYHHGLISAIFTYYILEKYVNSLNNGNSLRFIPTIGYLIVKRHHGNLKDAEDEILELVNEDTLEVIDLQIKSLEISELKTVYEKLLDGYDISFDIDTFCNEYRSIAGEILKNRRKFAKLLKEEQFTGYYLITLILYSILINSDKIDASSIDVFSEIDISSELVDKYKVEKGFQSNESTINKVRNEIYKEVTESIEKLDLDNKIYSISVPTGSGKTLTSLSFALKLKARLREEKRIKAKIIYSLPFLSIIDQNYDVFEDVFKTVEKANPTEDVLLKHHHLADIFYKTQEDEEFEGLKSLFLIEGWNSEIIVTTFVQFFHTIVSNKNRSLRKFHTIANSIVILDEVQSIPHKYWLLLKQLISGFAEYFNTYFIFVTATQPLIFDPEKKEIIELVNNKDKYFREFDRVKLEINLNPMNLNEFKEIIESEVRENPEKDFLFVLNTIKSSLEIFKHLKDLKLENNSYYYLSTNIVPKVRLSKIKEIKEKSEKRKIIVSTQLIEAGVDIDVDIVYRDFATIDSINQVSGRCNRNSSKSSRGQVNIVVLKDERKEFHRYIYSSFLIDKTKEVLKEFPSEIYEADLLLLNNNYFRKVKDTSSEDESKELLSYINELKFKALTSDFRLIDDKAGYEKIDVFVELDVEAVEIWKEYILIKSLKNPLEKKERFLAIRKKFNEYIISVSKKDFSCEEPEDLNIGYIPFKQIKHYYDPETGFVFELKPSMMCD from the coding sequence ATGGAGAAGGAATTGTCTTCATGTGATTTCCATCTTCATTCCCATCCTGATAAAATACTATTTAGACACTTATCCAATGTAGGAAACAAATCTATCTCGACCAGTAGGGAGAAAATCTTATCTCTAGAAAAGTTTGGGATCGATGAAAATACCTTTTCCAAAATAGCATTTCTTATAGGGACCTGTCATGATTTTGGGAAAGGCACGAAGTACTTTCAAAGGTATCTTTTTGAGATAGATCCTGCCATACAAAGGGGCTTAAAAAATAAAAAAGAATATCATCATGGCCTTATTTCAGCTATTTTTACCTACTATATATTAGAAAAATATGTAAACTCACTAAATAATGGAAACAGTCTGAGATTTATTCCCACCATAGGATATCTTATTGTAAAACGGCATCATGGGAACTTAAAAGATGCTGAAGATGAAATTCTAGAATTGGTAAATGAAGATACCCTGGAAGTTATCGATCTTCAAATAAAATCACTCGAAATAAGCGAGTTGAAAACAGTCTATGAGAAATTACTAGATGGTTATGATATTTCTTTTGACATCGACACTTTCTGTAATGAATATCGTTCCATTGCTGGCGAGATTTTAAAAAATCGAAGAAAATTCGCAAAATTGCTCAAGGAAGAGCAGTTTACAGGCTATTATCTAATCACATTGATTCTGTATTCAATCCTTATAAACTCTGATAAGATCGATGCTTCTTCCATTGATGTTTTCAGTGAAATCGACATTTCATCTGAACTTGTGGATAAGTATAAGGTAGAGAAGGGCTTCCAGAGTAATGAAAGTACAATCAATAAGGTACGTAATGAGATATACAAGGAAGTCACAGAAAGTATTGAAAAGCTTGACCTTGATAACAAAATATATTCAATAAGCGTTCCTACAGGTTCAGGGAAAACTCTCACATCGCTTTCATTTGCATTAAAATTGAAAGCAAGATTAAGAGAGGAAAAAAGAATTAAGGCAAAAATTATTTATTCGCTACCTTTTCTGAGCATAATAGACCAGAACTATGATGTTTTTGAAGACGTTTTTAAAACAGTTGAAAAGGCTAATCCTACTGAAGACGTGTTGCTTAAACATCATCATCTTGCAGATATTTTTTACAAAACGCAAGAAGACGAAGAATTTGAAGGGCTTAAGAGTCTATTTTTAATTGAAGGATGGAACTCTGAAATAATCGTTACCACTTTTGTCCAGTTTTTCCATACAATTGTATCTAATAAAAATCGCTCACTCAGGAAATTCCACACCATTGCAAATTCGATTGTAATACTTGATGAAGTCCAGTCAATCCCTCATAAGTACTGGTTATTGTTAAAACAGCTCATTTCGGGTTTTGCGGAGTATTTTAATACGTATTTCATTTTTGTGACAGCAACTCAACCGCTTATTTTCGATCCCGAAAAAAAGGAAATTATCGAGCTGGTTAATAATAAAGATAAGTATTTCAGGGAATTTGATCGAGTTAAACTGGAAATAAACCTGAATCCAATGAATCTTAATGAGTTTAAGGAAATAATTGAATCAGAAGTTAGAGAGAATCCCGAAAAGGATTTTTTATTTGTATTGAATACAATAAAGTCTTCTCTAGAGATATTTAAGCATTTAAAAGACCTGAAACTTGAAAATAACAGTTATTATTATCTTTCTACCAACATTGTCCCAAAAGTGAGACTTAGTAAAATTAAAGAAATAAAAGAAAAGTCGGAAAAAAGAAAAATCATCGTTAGTACTCAGCTTATAGAAGCCGGAGTGGATATAGACGTAGATATTGTCTACAGGGATTTTGCTACTATTGATTCAATAAATCAGGTGTCAGGACGATGTAACAGGAATTCGTCCAAAAGTTCTCGAGGACAAGTAAATATTGTGGTTCTGAAAGATGAAAGGAAAGAGTTTCATCGATATATATATTCGAGTTTTCTTATCGATAAAACAAAAGAGGTATTGAAAGAATTCCCGTCTGAAATTTATGAGGCAGACTTGCTTTTATTAAATAACAACTACTTCAGGAAAGTTAAAGATACTTCAAGTGAAGATGAATCAAAGGAGCTACTATCATACATAAACGAGCTTAAATTCAAAGCCCTTACATCCGATTTCAGGCTAATCGACGATAAAGCAGGCTATGAAAAAATAGATGTATTTGTTGAACTTGACGTTGAGGCAGTTGAAATCTGGAAAGAATACATCTTAATAAAATCTCTTAAAAATCCTCTGGAGAAAAAAGAGAGGTTTCTGGCAATCAGAAAAAAATTCAATGAATATATAATTTCCGTATCTAAAAAAGACTTTTCCTGCGAAGAGCCAGAGGACCTCAATATCGGATATATTCCTTTTAAACAAATAAAACATTATTATGATCCTGAAACCGGTTTTGTCTTTGAATTAAAGCCCAGCATGATGTGTGATTAA